The following coding sequences are from one Eucalyptus grandis isolate ANBG69807.140 chromosome 11, ASM1654582v1, whole genome shotgun sequence window:
- the LOC104425673 gene encoding splicing factor U2af small subunit B isoform X1, which translates to MAEHLASIFGTEKDRVNCPFYFKIGACRHGDRCSRLHTKPTISPTILLSNMYQRPDMLTPGVDPQAQNLDPRKVQDHFEDFYEDLFEELSKYGDIENLNICDNIADHMVGNVYVQFREEEHAANAVQNLTGRFYAGRPIIVDFSPVTDFREATCRQYEENVCNRGGYCNFMHLKKISRELRRRLFGRSRRRHSRSRSPHKPSFDNRPHGPRGSNRRDDDREPRHRDRGRKPRSRSPGHRGGRSGSPGGRRNRSPVRESSVERRAKIEQWNREREEANNKNENGNNDVEF; encoded by the exons ATGGCGGAGCACTTGGCTTCTATATTCGGGACTGAGAAGGACAGAGTGAACTGCCCCTTCTACTTCAAGATCGGAGCTTGCAGGCATGGCGATCGCTGCTCTCGGCTCCACACCAAGCCCACCATCAGCCCCACCATCCTCCTCTCCAACATGTACCAGCGTCCCGACATGCTCACTCCCGGCGTCGACCCTCAGGCTCAGAACCTCGATCCTCGCAAGGTCCAGGACCACTTCGAG GATTTCTACGAAGATTTGTTTGAGGAGCTTAGCAAGTACGGCGACATCGAGAATTTAAATATCTGCGACAATATTGCCGACCACATG GTTGGAAATGTGTACGTACAGTTTCGAGAGGAAGAACACGCTGCCAATGCTGTTCAGAATTTAACTGGAAGGTTTTATGCAG GGCGCCCCATCATCGTTGACTTCTCTCCAGTGACCGATTTTCGCGAAGCTACTTGCAGGCAATATGAGGAAAATGTGTGCAATAGAGGTGGTTACTGCAACTTTATGCATCTGAAGAAGATTAGCAG GGAGTTGAGAAGGCGATTATTTGGGAGAAGTAGGCGCAGGCACAGCCGCAGTCGAAGTCCTCATAAGCCTAGTTTTGACAACCGTCCACATGGCCCTCGCGGTTCAAACAGACGAGATGATGACAGAGAACCCCGTCACCGTGATCGGGGTAGAAAGCCGAGAAGCCGAAGCCCTGGGCACCGAGGGGGAAGGAGTGGGAGCCCTGGAGGTAGGAGGAACAGGAGTCCAGTCAGGGAAAGTAGTGTGGAGCGACGGGCCAAAATCGAGCAGTGGAAcagggaaagagaagaagcaaaTAACAAGAATGAGAATGGTAACAATGATGTGGAGTTTTGA
- the LOC104425673 gene encoding splicing factor U2af small subunit B isoform X2: MAEHLASIFGTEKDRVNCPFYFKIGACRHGDRCSRLHTKPTISPTILLSNMYQRPDMLTPGVDPQAQNLDPRKVQDHFEDFYEDLFEELSKYGDIENLNICDNIADHMVGNVYVQFREEEHAANAVQNLTGRFYAEC; the protein is encoded by the exons ATGGCGGAGCACTTGGCTTCTATATTCGGGACTGAGAAGGACAGAGTGAACTGCCCCTTCTACTTCAAGATCGGAGCTTGCAGGCATGGCGATCGCTGCTCTCGGCTCCACACCAAGCCCACCATCAGCCCCACCATCCTCCTCTCCAACATGTACCAGCGTCCCGACATGCTCACTCCCGGCGTCGACCCTCAGGCTCAGAACCTCGATCCTCGCAAGGTCCAGGACCACTTCGAG GATTTCTACGAAGATTTGTTTGAGGAGCTTAGCAAGTACGGCGACATCGAGAATTTAAATATCTGCGACAATATTGCCGACCACATG GTTGGAAATGTGTACGTACAGTTTCGAGAGGAAGAACACGCTGCCAATGCTGTTCAGAATTTAACTGGAAGGTTTTATGCAG AATGTTGA